The region CAAGTTCGACGTTAATCACGGCAACCTGATACCGCGCGCGCGATCCTGGTTCCGTGACACGCTCAAGCGCAGCCGCTGGCTATACATCGATGCCATCGCTGCAAGCCTGGTGATCAACCTGATTGCTTTGGCCGCACCGCTTTTCGTCATGAACGTGTACGACCGCGTGGTGCCCAACCAGGCGACCTCGACGTTGTGGGTGCTGGCTATCGGCATTGGCGGTGCCTACGTCTTCGACCTGATACTCAAGAGCCTGCGTAGCCTGTGCCTTGACCTTGCGGGGAAGAAGACCGACCTGATCATTTCTGCGACTCTTTTCGAGCGCATCGTCGGCATGGCGATGAAGTTCCGTCCGGCGCGGGTCGGCAGCTTTGCTCAGAACATTCATGAATTTCAGGGCCTGCGCGATTTCCTCGCTTCGCTAACCCTTACCAGCCTTATTGACCTGCCGTTCACGCTGTTGATCTTGATGGTCATTGCCATCATCGGCGGGCATCTGGTGTGGATTCCGATTATTGCCTTCCCGCTGGCCCTGGGTATCGGCTATGCCCTGCAGAAGCCGTTGGTGGCGACGCTGGAACAGACCATGGCCCTGGCTTCGGAGCGTCAATCCAGCCTGATCGAAACGCTGGCAAGCCTTGACGCGGTTAAAGTCAACAATGCCGAAAGCGAACGTCAGTACATGTGGGAGCAGACCATCGGCACCCTCAGTCGCTTGGAGATGCGGGTCAAGGTGCTCTCTGGCCTGGCGATGAACATCACCTTGCTTATCCAGCAGTTGGCGGGCGTGGCGCTGATTTGCGCCGGCGTGTACCAGATTATCGCCGGTAACCTCAGCATGGGTGGCCTGATCGCTTGCTACATGCTCAGTGGCCGCGCCCTGGGCCCGATGAGCCAACTGTCTGGTTTGCTTACGCGTTATCAGCAGGCCAAAGTCACCATGGTTTCAACTGACCAGATGATGGAGCTACCCCAGGAACGAAACTTCGAGGAACGTCCGCTGAGCCGTCAGGTTCTGCAGGGCGCAATCGAATTCCGCGGCGTTGACTTCACCTACCCGAATCAGCAAAACCAAGCCCTCAAGGGCGTCAATATGACGATTCGCCCAGGTGAAAAAATCGGCATCATCGGTCGTAGCGGCTCGGGTAAAAGTTCGCTGGCCAAGTTGATCGTCGGTCTTTACGAAGCTGATAAAGGGTCGCTGCTGATCGATGGCGTGGATATCCGCCAGATCGACGTCAGCGAACTGCGCCACAACATTGGCTACGTCCCCCAGGATATTCAATTGATGGCCGGTACGTTGCGCGACAACCTGGTCAGTGGTGCGCGTTACGTCGAAGACGAGATGGTCCTGCAGGCGGCCGAGCTGTCTGGTGTTCATGAATTTGCACGTTTGCATCCCCAAGGTTATGAACTGCAAGTAGGGGAGCGCGGCCAGAACCTTTCTGGTGGGCAACGTCAGAACGTCGCACTTAGCCGTGCATTGCTGCTCAATCCTCAGATTCTGCTGCTCGACGAACCTACCAGTGCGATGGACAACACCGGTGAGGAGCGCCTCAAGCAACGCCTGCAAGCCATTATCGAAAGCAAGACCGTGGTCCTGGTCACCCACCGGGCATCGTTGTTGTCACTGGTCGATCGCTTGATTGTGGTTGATCGGGGACAGATTGTTGCGGATGGCCCGAAAGCCGCCGTTATGGATGCGCTGAAGAAGGGGCAGATCAGTGTTGCTTAAGATGGATATGGGGCAGTTCAAGGAAAGCCTGCGCAAATATTTCAAAGGCTCGGAATCCCTCAGTGGCCAGCCGCTTCCCGAGGTCAACAAGGCGCTCATCGAAGATGCGCCGCGTATCGTGCGCCTGACCATCTGGGGGGTGATCGCATTCTTCCTGTTTCTGGGGTTGTGGGCTCACTTTGCAATTATTGACGAAGTCACTCGCGGTGAAGGCAAGGCAATTCCCTCCTCCAAACTGCAAAAAATCCAGAACCTGGAAGGCGGCATCGTTGCGCAGATCTACGCCAAAGAAGGCCAGATTGTCGAAGAAGGTGCGCCATTGCTGCGCCTGGATGACACTCGTTTTGTTTCCAACGTCGGCGAGACCGAGGCTGACCGCCTGGCGATGGCCCTGCGTGTTGAGCGCCTGAGCGCGGAGGTCGAAGACCGTGCGCTGAAAATTGACGAAGAAATTCGCAAAGCTGTCCCCAGCCAGGCAGCCAACGAAGAAGCCTTGTACCAGAGCCGGCGTCAGCAGCTACAGGACGAACTTGGCGGAATGCATGAGCAACTGGTACAGCGTCAACAGGAGCTGCGTGAGTTCAGTTCCAAGCAGGCCCAGTATCGCAACAGCCTGCAGCTCCTGCGCCAGGAAATCAGCATGTCCGAGCCGTTGGTGGCCCAAGGCGCAATTTCTCAAGTTGAAGTATTGCGGTTGAAACGCGCTGAAGTTGAAAACCGCGGCCAGCTCGATGCCACCTCGCTGGCCATTCCGCGAGCCGAGTCGGCGATCAAGGAAGTTGAGCGCAAGATTGACGAGACCCGCGGCAAGTTCCGCAGCGATGCTCTTACCCAGCTCAACGAGGCGCGCACCGACCTGAACAAGGCCAAGGCCACAGGCAAGGCGCTGGACGATCGCGTCAATCGAACCCTGGTAACTTCGCCGGTGCGCGGCATCGTCAAGCAAATGTTGGTCAACACCGTCGGTGGCGTTATCCAGCCTGGCAGTGACCTGGTCGAAATCGTACCGCTTGACGACACCCTTCTGGTCGAAGCCCGTGTTCGTCCGCAAGACATTGCGTTCCTGCATCCGGGCCAGGAAGCCATGGTCAAGTTCACGGCCTACGACTTCACCATCTACGGTGGTTTGAAAGCCAAGCTAGAACAGATCGGCGCCGATACCATCACCGATGAAGACAACAACACCTTCTACGTGATCAAACTGCGCACGGAGCGCAGTCACCTGGGTTCAGACGAGAAGCCCTTGTTGATCATCCCTGGCATGGTTGCTTCGGTGGATATCATCACGGGCAAGAAAAGCGTGCTGAGCTACCTGCTCAAACCCATCATCCGCGCCCGCGCCGAGGCCTTGCGCGAGCGCTAAGCCTGCCCCGCGATCTTGGGCAACGCGGCAGTAGTCTGAGCGCTTGTTGAATCAGGCCTGCTGCGCCGCCTGGTACTGGGCGGCCGCGTTACTCAGGGTTTCAGCCATTTGCTGGCGCAGGGTCGGGGGCTGCTCGACGATCAAACCGTCGCCTTGGCTCAGTAGCCACCAGCGCAGTTGCCAGCTGTTGCTCACGGTGGCTCGCAGACAATGACCCTGTTCCAGCTTGATGAGCTGCATATCCGCTGACAGCGGGGTCTCACGTACCAGGCGTGCCAGGTTGTCGCTGATCCAGGCCTGCAACTCGATCTTGTCGGTATCCCCGAACTGCAGAGCATCACTGCGCAAGTAGGCCTGCAGGTCGAAGTCGCGCAAGCCTTCGGTTGCGCTGCCGAGCACGCGCAGATGGCGAAAGCGATGTACTGCGAATTGGCGAATATCACTGTAGGGCGCAGCGGTGGCGATCAGGTAGCTGATCTGGCCACGCTGGATCAATGCCAGTGGATTGAGGGTCAACTCGCTGACCTTATCGGTGTGCGCTGAGTAGTACTGGCAGTGCAACTGGTACTCCTCGAGCAGCGCTTGTTGCAGGGTCTCCAGAATACTGTCCGGCACTTCCGGGGCCTGCATATTCATGTCTGCCCGTACACTGGCGACCTTGTCCAGCCAGCGTGCCGCCTTGTTGGCACCGGAAAGATGTTCAAGCTTCTGCCGAGCATGGCTGAAGCGTGGATCGAGCACCTTGAGCATGCTGCTTGGCAGCAAGGGCCGCACGGCTTCTTCGACCAGCGCCAGGCTTAAAGCCTCGCTGATACTGATGCCGCGCAGTTCGATGCAGGCGTTGGCTGCCCAGTGCCAGCCGTAGGGAATGCTCTTGTCATTACGCTCCAGCGGAAAGATCAGCGACAACTCGTTGAGGTCGCGCTCGATACTGCGTTTGCTGATGGGAAAACCGGCATCTTGCAGGCGAGCTACCAGCTCGGCGCTGGTAATGCCTGGTGAGCGGCTGGGCAGTTGGCGCAGTAACTCCCATTGACGGCTGAGAGTGGCACGGGTGGTTGCGGAGGGCAAAAGATAACGTCCTTGTCTAGGCTTGCGGTTGTAGCATGGTCTCAGTGGCGAGTTATGGCAATTGGCCATTTAACTATTAGATCAAGGATGAAGCCGTTGATTTGCCTCAACCGAATCGTTCGCGACAGGTTTTGTCGTGGCTCTGCGCAGAATCACGCCTCATTACACCCGCCAGCGTTTGGGAGGGTTGTTCAACGAGGATGAACATGTCGGCTGCCAGCAATATTTACCCACTGCTCGAGCGTCTGCTGCCTGAGCGAATCACTCCTGTGTCGGGTCGAACCGGCCAGTTGGAGCGGATGTACGCTGGCGTGGGCATGCCCAGTCAGCGGGCAGCGTTGGGCGAAAGCTTCCTCCTGATCAGTCGCCTCGAAGAAGCCTCGGATCTGCAGGCGCTGTACAGCGATCTGCGCAGCCAGGCGTTGGACGGCAGTGTCGCGGCGCTCAACGATCTGGGCTGGATCTGGCTGAATGGAAAATATTGGCGCGCCGACACCCCACTGGCCGGGCATCTGTTGCGTATGGCGGCATTGCAAGGCAGCGCTGTGGCCTGGTTCAACCTCGGCCAGCAGTATTACTTCGGCAAGGGGGTCGAGGTCGCCTATGCCAGCGCGGCCGAGTACTACCAGCATGCGTTCGAGCGCGGCCTGGAACAGGCGGCTGCGGCCTTGGGTGATCTCTATGAAGAGGAGATCTGCGACGGCGACTTGCAGACCTGGAGCGTTGATCTACAAATGGCGTACAGCTGGTTTTCGCGCGGCGCCCAGAGCGGCGATGCGCGTTGCCGTTTTGAAGTGGGCTATCGGCTGTTGCACGGGCAGAGCGTTGCAGCCGACCACAAGGCTGGCGTGTACTGGTTGGAGCTGGCAGCAGTGGCTGGGGTCATGCAGGCCGCAGAAGAGCTGGCGGTGCACTTCAGTGTTTCTCATGATGCCTTGCGCTACTTGTTTTGGCGTGATCAAGCCATCCATATGGGAAGCTCGCTTGCCTTGACCATGAAGCTGGACGATCAACTTCAGCCCGGAGCTTGACGCCGGTCAGCCGCACTTGACGATGAGGGCGTCGATCGAAGAATATAGATAGTTAGCAAACTATGAATATGCGAAGGCCTTCCCTTCATGACTCTCGATGCACTGCAACGCACTATCAGCAGCGGAATGGTGGTGGCCGGTCGGCACTGGCGGCGGATCTGTCAGGCGACCCTGGCTGGCTACGGTATTTCCGAAGCCTGCGCCATCCCGTTGCTGATGATCGTGCGCCTGGGTGATGGCGTGCATCAGGTGGCGGTGGCCCATGCAGCTGGCCTTGAAAGCCCCTCGTTGGTACGCCTGCTCAATCAACTGTGCAGCGCTGGGCTTATCTGTCGCACTGAAGACCCTGTCGATCGCCGCGCCAAAGCGCTGAGCCTGACTGAAAGTGGCCGCGCCCTGGCCGAAACCATCGAAGATGAGTTGGTGCGACTGCGTCGCGATGTGCTGCAGGGTATCGATGAGGCCGATCTGTTGTCAGCCCTGCGCGTCATCCGTGCCTTCGAACAGGCAGCGCAACGCACGCCGGGCGTGCTGGTGTGAAGGGCTTTTTCAGTTCCCTGCCGCCTGCTCGCGACTGGTTCTATGGTGTGCGTACGTTCGCCGCCTCGATGATTGCGTTGTACATCGCTTTGCTGTTGCAGTTGCCCCGGCCTTATTGGGCCATGGCCACGGTGTATATCGTTTCCAGCCCCTTTGTCGGCCCCACCAGCTCCAAGGCGTTGTACCGCGCAATGGGCACCTTGCTGGGTGCTGCAGGTGCAGTGTTCATGGTCCCGCTGCTGGTACAGACACCACTACTGCTGACTGTGGCCATTGCCTTGTGGACTGGCACCTTGTTGTTTCTCTCGTTGCACCTGCGTACCGCCAACAGCTATGCCTTGATGCTGGCGGGCTACACCTTGCCGATGATTGCCCTGCCCGTAGTCGACGATCCGTTGCGGGTGTTCGATATCGCATCGTCCCGGGCCCAGGAAATCTGTCTGGGCATTGTCTGCGCTGCAGTGGTTGGCGCTATTTTCTGGCCACGGCGTTTAACCCCGGTAGTCGTTGGCGCCACAGGTAACTGGTTCAACGAAGCAATCCGCTATAGCGATACCTTTCTTGCCCGCACCGCGTCCACCGACACGGTCGGCACCTTGCGCGCTTCGATGGTGACCACATTCAACACGCTGGAGCTGATGATCGGGCAACTGTCGCATGAGGGCGCGCGCCCGCAGACGGTGAAGAATGCTCGTGAGCTGCGCGGGCGCATGATCCACCTACTGCCCGTGGTCGACGCCCTGGACGATGCCTTGCTGGCCTTGGAGGCCCGCGCACCGGCCCAGGCCGAGCAGTTGCAGCCGTTACTGGAGCAGGCCCGTGAATGGCTGAAAAGCACTTCCAGCGACGCGTCCCCCAGCCGTTGGTCGGCTCTTCGGGCTCAACTTGAACACCTGCAGCCCAGTGTCGCGGACCTCGATGAGCGCCCGGCGTTGTTGCTGTCCAATGCGCTCTACCGCCTGGCCGAATGGGTCGACCTGTGGCAAGACTGCTGCAGCCTGCAACACGCCATTCGCAACGAAGACTTGTCGCCGTGGCGGGCTGTGTACCGACATTGGCGCCTGGGTCGCCTGACGCCGTTCTTCGACCGTGGTCTGATGCTCTATTCAGTGTTTTCCACGGTGACGGCAATTATTGCGGCGACCACGCTGTGGATACTTTCAGGCTGGAATGATGGCGGCAGTGCGGTGATTCTCGCTGCCGTCGCTTGCAGCTTTTTTGCGGCGATGGACGATCCTGCTCCACAGATTTACCGGTTTTTCTTCTGGACCGCCCTGTCTGTTGTGTTCGCTAGCCTTTACCTGTTTCTGGTATTGCCCAACCTGCATGACTTTCCGATGCTGGTGCTGGCCTTCGCCATTCCCTTCATTTGCGTCGGAACCCTGACGGTACAACCGCAGTTCTACCTTGGCACCTTGCTGACCATTGTGAACACAGCCTCGTTCATCAGTATCCAGGGCGCTTACGATGCCAACTTCCTGACCTTCATCAACTCCAACCTGGCCGGGCCCGTGGGGTTGCTGTTCGCGTTTATCTGGACGTTGGTGATGCGCCCGTTCGGAGTGGAACTGGCGGCCAAGCGGCTGACGCGCTTCAGTTGGAGGGACATCGTTGGCATGACCCGTCCAGCGACGCTGGCCGAACATCGTTATTTGGGCGTACAGATGCTCGACCGCTTGATGCAACACCTGCCACGTTTAATCCAGACCGGTCAGGACACGGGGTCAGCGTTGCGTGATCTGCGCGTGGGTTTGAACCTGCTCGATTTGCTTGCCTACATGCCTCGGGTTGACGTGGGGCCGCGGCATTTGCTGCAGCAGGTCGTGGAGGAGGTGGGCGAGCACTTTCAGGGTTGTCTGGATGCTCGCCGCCGTCTGCATGCGCCCGAAGTACTGCTGCAGAGCATGGAACGCGCCCGCAGGGCTCTCAATCTCAACGACCTGGCCGACAGTGGCGAAACCCGAATTCACCTGTTGCACGCCTTGAGCGGCTTACGCCTGGCTCTGCTGCCTGGTGTGGAAGTGGTGCTGGAGCCGTCTGATGACAAGCCGCAAC is a window of Pseudomonas sp. DG56-2 DNA encoding:
- a CDS encoding type I secretion system permease/ATPase, producing MESEVSRVQLSHDPRSQHDDPLLDSLLSLCVLHQKPASRAMLTTGLPLPAQRLSPELLPRAAARAGLQGRLLQRKLEQIPSIAMPAMLLLKDGRSTVLLGWENDDTARLLLSESDGGEVHVSRDALQADYSGRVFFAQPQHKFDVNHGNLIPRARSWFRDTLKRSRWLYIDAIAASLVINLIALAAPLFVMNVYDRVVPNQATSTLWVLAIGIGGAYVFDLILKSLRSLCLDLAGKKTDLIISATLFERIVGMAMKFRPARVGSFAQNIHEFQGLRDFLASLTLTSLIDLPFTLLILMVIAIIGGHLVWIPIIAFPLALGIGYALQKPLVATLEQTMALASERQSSLIETLASLDAVKVNNAESERQYMWEQTIGTLSRLEMRVKVLSGLAMNITLLIQQLAGVALICAGVYQIIAGNLSMGGLIACYMLSGRALGPMSQLSGLLTRYQQAKVTMVSTDQMMELPQERNFEERPLSRQVLQGAIEFRGVDFTYPNQQNQALKGVNMTIRPGEKIGIIGRSGSGKSSLAKLIVGLYEADKGSLLIDGVDIRQIDVSELRHNIGYVPQDIQLMAGTLRDNLVSGARYVEDEMVLQAAELSGVHEFARLHPQGYELQVGERGQNLSGGQRQNVALSRALLLNPQILLLDEPTSAMDNTGEERLKQRLQAIIESKTVVLVTHRASLLSLVDRLIVVDRGQIVADGPKAAVMDALKKGQISVA
- a CDS encoding HlyD family type I secretion periplasmic adaptor subunit, with amino-acid sequence MDMGQFKESLRKYFKGSESLSGQPLPEVNKALIEDAPRIVRLTIWGVIAFFLFLGLWAHFAIIDEVTRGEGKAIPSSKLQKIQNLEGGIVAQIYAKEGQIVEEGAPLLRLDDTRFVSNVGETEADRLAMALRVERLSAEVEDRALKIDEEIRKAVPSQAANEEALYQSRRQQLQDELGGMHEQLVQRQQELREFSSKQAQYRNSLQLLRQEISMSEPLVAQGAISQVEVLRLKRAEVENRGQLDATSLAIPRAESAIKEVERKIDETRGKFRSDALTQLNEARTDLNKAKATGKALDDRVNRTLVTSPVRGIVKQMLVNTVGGVIQPGSDLVEIVPLDDTLLVEARVRPQDIAFLHPGQEAMVKFTAYDFTIYGGLKAKLEQIGADTITDEDNNTFYVIKLRTERSHLGSDEKPLLIIPGMVASVDIITGKKSVLSYLLKPIIRARAEALRER
- a CDS encoding YafY family protein; protein product: MPSATTRATLSRQWELLRQLPSRSPGITSAELVARLQDAGFPISKRSIERDLNELSLIFPLERNDKSIPYGWHWAANACIELRGISISEALSLALVEEAVRPLLPSSMLKVLDPRFSHARQKLEHLSGANKAARWLDKVASVRADMNMQAPEVPDSILETLQQALLEEYQLHCQYYSAHTDKVSELTLNPLALIQRGQISYLIATAAPYSDIRQFAVHRFRHLRVLGSATEGLRDFDLQAYLRSDALQFGDTDKIELQAWISDNLARLVRETPLSADMQLIKLEQGHCLRATVSNSWQLRWWLLSQGDGLIVEQPPTLRQQMAETLSNAAAQYQAAQQA
- a CDS encoding tetratricopeptide repeat protein translates to MSAASNIYPLLERLLPERITPVSGRTGQLERMYAGVGMPSQRAALGESFLLISRLEEASDLQALYSDLRSQALDGSVAALNDLGWIWLNGKYWRADTPLAGHLLRMAALQGSAVAWFNLGQQYYFGKGVEVAYASAAEYYQHAFERGLEQAAAALGDLYEEEICDGDLQTWSVDLQMAYSWFSRGAQSGDARCRFEVGYRLLHGQSVAADHKAGVYWLELAAVAGVMQAAEELAVHFSVSHDALRYLFWRDQAIHMGSSLALTMKLDDQLQPGA
- a CDS encoding MarR family winged helix-turn-helix transcriptional regulator, yielding MTLDALQRTISSGMVVAGRHWRRICQATLAGYGISEACAIPLLMIVRLGDGVHQVAVAHAAGLESPSLVRLLNQLCSAGLICRTEDPVDRRAKALSLTESGRALAETIEDELVRLRRDVLQGIDEADLLSALRVIRAFEQAAQRTPGVLV
- a CDS encoding FUSC family protein; translated protein: MKGFFSSLPPARDWFYGVRTFAASMIALYIALLLQLPRPYWAMATVYIVSSPFVGPTSSKALYRAMGTLLGAAGAVFMVPLLVQTPLLLTVAIALWTGTLLFLSLHLRTANSYALMLAGYTLPMIALPVVDDPLRVFDIASSRAQEICLGIVCAAVVGAIFWPRRLTPVVVGATGNWFNEAIRYSDTFLARTASTDTVGTLRASMVTTFNTLELMIGQLSHEGARPQTVKNARELRGRMIHLLPVVDALDDALLALEARAPAQAEQLQPLLEQAREWLKSTSSDASPSRWSALRAQLEHLQPSVADLDERPALLLSNALYRLAEWVDLWQDCCSLQHAIRNEDLSPWRAVYRHWRLGRLTPFFDRGLMLYSVFSTVTAIIAATTLWILSGWNDGGSAVILAAVACSFFAAMDDPAPQIYRFFFWTALSVVFASLYLFLVLPNLHDFPMLVLAFAIPFICVGTLTVQPQFYLGTLLTIVNTASFISIQGAYDANFLTFINSNLAGPVGLLFAFIWTLVMRPFGVELAAKRLTRFSWRDIVGMTRPATLAEHRYLGVQMLDRLMQHLPRLIQTGQDTGSALRDLRVGLNLLDLLAYMPRVDVGPRHLLQQVVEEVGEHFQGCLDARRRLHAPEVLLQSMERARRALNLNDLADSGETRIHLLHALSGLRLALLPGVEVVLEPSDDKPQLPYGIDGAPL